Proteins encoded together in one Pongo abelii isolate AG06213 chromosome 8, NHGRI_mPonAbe1-v2.0_pri, whole genome shotgun sequence window:
- the FGF8 gene encoding fibroblast growth factor 8 isoform X2 has translation MGSPRSALSCLLLHLLVFCLQAQEGPGRGPALGREFASLFRAGREPQGVSQQHVREQSLVTDQLSRRLIRTYQLYSRTSGKHVQVLANKRINAMAEDGDPFAKLIVETDTFGSRVRVRGAETGLYICMNKKGKLIAKSNGKGKDCVFTEIVLENNYTALQNAKYEGWYMAFTRKGRPRKGSKTRQHQREVHFMKRLPRGHHTTEQSLRFEFLNYPPFTRSLRGSQRTWAPEPR, from the exons ATGGGCAGCCCCCGCTCCGCGCTGAGCTGCCT GCTGTTGCACTTGCTGGTCTTCTGCCTCCAAGCCCAG GAAGGCCCGGGCAGGGGCCCTGCGCTGGGCAGGGAGTTCGCTTCCCTGTTCCGGGCTGGCCGGGAGCCCCAGGGTGTCTCCCAACAG CATGTGAGGGAGCAGAGCCTGGTGACGGATCAGCTCAGCCGCCGCCTCATCCGGACCTACCAACTCTACAGCCGCACCAGCGGGAAGCACGTGCAGGTCCTGGCCAACAAGCGCATCAACGCCATGGCAGAGGACGGCGACCCCTTCG CAAAGCTCATCGTGGAGACGGACACCTTTGGAAGCAGAGTTCGAGTCCGAGGAGCCGAGACGGGCCTCTACATCTGCATGAACAAGAAGGGGAAGCTGATCGCCAAG AGCAACGGCAAAGGCAAGGACTGCGTCTTCACGGAGATTGTGCTGGAGAACAACTACACAGCGCTGCAGAATGCCAAGTACGAGGGCTGGTACATGGCCTTCACCCGCAAGGGCCGGCCCCGCAAGGGCTCCAAGACGCGGCAGCACCAGCGTGAGGTCCACTTCATGAAGCGGCTGCCCCGGGGCCACCACACCACCGAGCAGAGCCTGCGCTTCGAGTTCCTCAACTACCCGCCCTTCACGCGCAGCCTGCGCGGCAGCCAGAGGACTTGGGCCCCCGAGCCCCGATAG
- the FGF8 gene encoding fibroblast growth factor 8 isoform X1 produces MGSPRSALSCLLLHLLVFCLQAQEGPGRGPALGREFASLFRAGREPQGVSQQVTVQSSPNFTQHVREQSLVTDQLSRRLIRTYQLYSRTSGKHVQVLANKRINAMAEDGDPFAKLIVETDTFGSRVRVRGAETGLYICMNKKGKLIAKSNGKGKDCVFTEIVLENNYTALQNAKYEGWYMAFTRKGRPRKGSKTRQHQREVHFMKRLPRGHHTTEQSLRFEFLNYPPFTRSLRGSQRTWAPEPR; encoded by the exons ATGGGCAGCCCCCGCTCCGCGCTGAGCTGCCT GCTGTTGCACTTGCTGGTCTTCTGCCTCCAAGCCCAG GAAGGCCCGGGCAGGGGCCCTGCGCTGGGCAGGGAGTTCGCTTCCCTGTTCCGGGCTGGCCGGGAGCCCCAGGGTGTCTCCCAACAG GTAACTGTTCAGTCCTCACCTAATTTTACACAGCATGTGAGGGAGCAGAGCCTGGTGACGGATCAGCTCAGCCGCCGCCTCATCCGGACCTACCAACTCTACAGCCGCACCAGCGGGAAGCACGTGCAGGTCCTGGCCAACAAGCGCATCAACGCCATGGCAGAGGACGGCGACCCCTTCG CAAAGCTCATCGTGGAGACGGACACCTTTGGAAGCAGAGTTCGAGTCCGAGGAGCCGAGACGGGCCTCTACATCTGCATGAACAAGAAGGGGAAGCTGATCGCCAAG AGCAACGGCAAAGGCAAGGACTGCGTCTTCACGGAGATTGTGCTGGAGAACAACTACACAGCGCTGCAGAATGCCAAGTACGAGGGCTGGTACATGGCCTTCACCCGCAAGGGCCGGCCCCGCAAGGGCTCCAAGACGCGGCAGCACCAGCGTGAGGTCCACTTCATGAAGCGGCTGCCCCGGGGCCACCACACCACCGAGCAGAGCCTGCGCTTCGAGTTCCTCAACTACCCGCCCTTCACGCGCAGCCTGCGCGGCAGCCAGAGGACTTGGGCCCCCGAGCCCCGATAG
- the FGF8 gene encoding fibroblast growth factor 8 isoform X3: protein MGSPRSALSCLLLHLLVFCLQAQVTVQSSPNFTQHVREQSLVTDQLSRRLIRTYQLYSRTSGKHVQVLANKRINAMAEDGDPFAKLIVETDTFGSRVRVRGAETGLYICMNKKGKLIAKSNGKGKDCVFTEIVLENNYTALQNAKYEGWYMAFTRKGRPRKGSKTRQHQREVHFMKRLPRGHHTTEQSLRFEFLNYPPFTRSLRGSQRTWAPEPR, encoded by the exons ATGGGCAGCCCCCGCTCCGCGCTGAGCTGCCT GCTGTTGCACTTGCTGGTCTTCTGCCTCCAAGCCCAG GTAACTGTTCAGTCCTCACCTAATTTTACACAGCATGTGAGGGAGCAGAGCCTGGTGACGGATCAGCTCAGCCGCCGCCTCATCCGGACCTACCAACTCTACAGCCGCACCAGCGGGAAGCACGTGCAGGTCCTGGCCAACAAGCGCATCAACGCCATGGCAGAGGACGGCGACCCCTTCG CAAAGCTCATCGTGGAGACGGACACCTTTGGAAGCAGAGTTCGAGTCCGAGGAGCCGAGACGGGCCTCTACATCTGCATGAACAAGAAGGGGAAGCTGATCGCCAAG AGCAACGGCAAAGGCAAGGACTGCGTCTTCACGGAGATTGTGCTGGAGAACAACTACACAGCGCTGCAGAATGCCAAGTACGAGGGCTGGTACATGGCCTTCACCCGCAAGGGCCGGCCCCGCAAGGGCTCCAAGACGCGGCAGCACCAGCGTGAGGTCCACTTCATGAAGCGGCTGCCCCGGGGCCACCACACCACCGAGCAGAGCCTGCGCTTCGAGTTCCTCAACTACCCGCCCTTCACGCGCAGCCTGCGCGGCAGCCAGAGGACTTGGGCCCCCGAGCCCCGATAG
- the NPM3 gene encoding nucleoplasmin-3 yields the protein MAAGTAAALAFLSQESRTRAGGVGGLRVPAPVTMDSFFFGCELSGHTRSFTFKVEEEDDAEHVLALTMLCLTEGAKDECNVVEVVARNHDHQEIAVPVANLKLSCQPMLSLDDFQLQPPVTFRLKSGSGPVRITGRHQIVTMSNDVSEEESEEEEEEEDSDEEEAELCPILPAKKQGGRP from the exons ATGGCCGCCGGCACTGCAGCTGCCTTAGCGTTTTTGAGTCAGGAGAGCCGAACGCGGGCCGGGGGTGTCGGGGGCCTACGGGTCCCGGCCCCGGTCACTATGGACAGTTTTTTCTTCG GCTGTGAGCTCTCCGGCCACACCCGCTCCTTCACCTTTAAGGTAGAGGAAGAGGATGATGCGGAGCACGTGCTGGCACTAACCATG CTCTGCCTCACCGAGGGAGCCAAAGACGAGTGTAATGTGGTAGAAGTTGTGGCCCGGAACCATGACCATCAGGAGATCGCAGTCCCTGTGGCCAACCTCAAGCTGTCCTGCCAACCCATG CTCAGTCTGGATGACTTCCAGCTCCAACCACCTGTAACCTTCCGCCTGAAGTCGGGCTCTGGCCCTGTGCGGATCACTGGGCGGCACCAGATTG TTACGATGAGCAATGATGTTTCTGAGGAGGAGAgcgaggaagaggaagaggaagaggacagTGATGAGGAAGAAGCTGAGCTGTGCCCCATCCTTCCTGCCAAAAAGCAGGGGGGCAGGCCCTAG
- the FGF8 gene encoding fibroblast growth factor 8 isoform X4, translated as MGSPRSALSCLLLHLLVFCLQAQHVREQSLVTDQLSRRLIRTYQLYSRTSGKHVQVLANKRINAMAEDGDPFAKLIVETDTFGSRVRVRGAETGLYICMNKKGKLIAKSNGKGKDCVFTEIVLENNYTALQNAKYEGWYMAFTRKGRPRKGSKTRQHQREVHFMKRLPRGHHTTEQSLRFEFLNYPPFTRSLRGSQRTWAPEPR; from the exons ATGGGCAGCCCCCGCTCCGCGCTGAGCTGCCT GCTGTTGCACTTGCTGGTCTTCTGCCTCCAAGCCCAG CATGTGAGGGAGCAGAGCCTGGTGACGGATCAGCTCAGCCGCCGCCTCATCCGGACCTACCAACTCTACAGCCGCACCAGCGGGAAGCACGTGCAGGTCCTGGCCAACAAGCGCATCAACGCCATGGCAGAGGACGGCGACCCCTTCG CAAAGCTCATCGTGGAGACGGACACCTTTGGAAGCAGAGTTCGAGTCCGAGGAGCCGAGACGGGCCTCTACATCTGCATGAACAAGAAGGGGAAGCTGATCGCCAAG AGCAACGGCAAAGGCAAGGACTGCGTCTTCACGGAGATTGTGCTGGAGAACAACTACACAGCGCTGCAGAATGCCAAGTACGAGGGCTGGTACATGGCCTTCACCCGCAAGGGCCGGCCCCGCAAGGGCTCCAAGACGCGGCAGCACCAGCGTGAGGTCCACTTCATGAAGCGGCTGCCCCGGGGCCACCACACCACCGAGCAGAGCCTGCGCTTCGAGTTCCTCAACTACCCGCCCTTCACGCGCAGCCTGCGCGGCAGCCAGAGGACTTGGGCCCCCGAGCCCCGATAG